The window tgttggtattTAGAGttcagtggaaaaaaaacaaccgaaatataaaataaataaaagaaaatgaaaacgaaattcaaattatcgtCAGAATTTATTTCGTCgaccatgaaaaaaaaacaaaattcaattaattctaaaagaaagcgaaaaaaaatcatgatttaatttcatttgatcaattgttCGATTGCAATGGCAACATTTTCCGTACTATTCGATGATTGCATACGTTTAGAAATGTTGGCCAAACgttctttcatttcattatcattcaataattgttCGATTAATCGCAAAAATTGTTCCGGTTCACAATAAAATGGATTGATTTTGGCACCAAAACCAACTTCTGTAACACGTTGTCCATTATTGTGTTGATCACCAAACAATGGTGTTACAATCATTGGTTTACCAAAATACAATGATTCTAAAACAGTATTATTACCACCATGTGTAATGACTAAATCGACCTTAGGTAACACTTGTACTTGGGGCACAAAACATTCACCCCATATATTATCTGGTAATGTTATAAGTTGATTTTTACGTggaccaaatgaaaaaatgaaacgattCTGTGATTTAGCCAAAATCGATATCAAACGATTCATTAGTCGAACATCCATACAGCCCATTGATCCCATTGAAACATAAATCAATTTACCAAGTTGTTTTTGTATAAATTCTTCCGGTATCTTGAATGATTCATCTTGTTCAGTGAAACGtataaaatgatcaaaactTTGCCATTTTTCTGGTAATGGCCGAATATCAAGATAATCCATTTCTTTTGGATATGCATAAATATTAAGATATGGTGATTCATGATGAACACCATGCATTGATGGTTCCAAACCAAATTCGTTGGTCATTCGTTTattaaaatgaacaattaaATCCATCATTTTCTCGAAAAATGTTTCCATATATTCTTGCCATTGTTTACGATCACCTTTGGTTGGA of the Dermatophagoides farinae isolate YC_2012a chromosome 1, ASM2471394v1, whole genome shotgun sequence genome contains:
- the LOC124492098 gene encoding NDP-glycosyltransferase YjiC, whose amino-acid sequence is MSKNQLTVLFVTLDSYGHLNSCIGVAEKLVKRGHRVIFALERAWSGKAKRYAGIEEIIYVDPNRDPTLDANEHWIKFMDEMKETFGLSPMEALKKTDTKLEQDFVDTMLNVDDGIKKSIDQVKPDVIVVDSYTTIPAVYKSGIPWVWLTSAHPLSCLPHDDLPPNGTDFPTKGDRKQWQEYMETFFEKMMDLIVHFNKRMTNEFGLEPSMHGVHHESPYLNIYAYPKEMDYLDIRPLPEKWQSFDHFIRFTEQDESFKIPEEFIQKQLGKLIYVSMGSMGCMDVRLMNRLISILAKSQNRFIFSFGPRKNQLITLPDNIWGECFVPQVQVLPKVDLVITHGGNNTVLESLYFGKPMIVTPLFGDQHNNGQRVTEVGFGAKINPFYCEPEQFLRLIEQLLNDNEMKERLANISKRMQSSNSTENVAIAIEQLIK